The Methanobacteriaceae archaeon genome has a window encoding:
- a CDS encoding tRNA (guanine(10)-N(2))-dimethyltransferase: MEEYKTKIIEEGLTKIEFPEFDKVSSDAPVFYNPHMELNRDLSILAIQTFQKEQDRELNICDLFGGSGIRGIRYKNEIDGVGEVFINDISEVANHYERHNIELNNLSDIEVHQHDASMFLRMKRGEFDVIDIDPFGTPSPFLDSAGYCSRRDSLLCVTATDTSALCGTYKEPCIRKYNAKPYKSEYCHETGIRILAGFVALTLSKYAKCIEVKMSHSTEHYMRLYIEVKKGSKRTDETLKNIGYVSHCKHCLHRQTSMGLASAIDEVCPVCGEKLIHAGPLWLGPIQNSEFIQKMIDEADNKQINSKKEALKLLNKCLEEASAPATFFDVHKICKSLKISAPKFDLILDELKKEGFIAIKTHFNPLGVKTDATIKNIQEVLIKLQDTI, from the coding sequence ATGGAAGAATATAAAACAAAAATTATTGAAGAAGGATTAACCAAAATCGAATTTCCGGAATTTGATAAAGTATCTTCCGATGCCCCTGTTTTTTATAACCCTCATATGGAGTTAAACAGAGATTTATCTATACTTGCAATACAGACATTCCAAAAAGAACAAGATAGAGAGTTAAACATCTGTGATTTGTTCGGAGGAAGTGGAATACGTGGAATTCGTTATAAAAATGAAATTGATGGTGTTGGAGAAGTTTTTATTAATGATATAAGCGAAGTAGCAAATCATTATGAAAGACACAATATTGAATTGAATAATTTAAGCGATATTGAAGTTCACCAGCATGACGCAAGTATGTTTTTAAGAATGAAACGTGGAGAATTTGATGTTATTGACATTGATCCATTTGGAACTCCATCCCCTTTTCTTGATTCAGCAGGTTACTGTTCTAGAAGAGATTCATTGTTATGTGTAACTGCAACTGATACTTCAGCATTATGTGGAACCTATAAAGAACCTTGTATACGTAAATACAATGCAAAACCGTACAAAAGTGAATATTGTCATGAAACAGGTATTAGAATCCTTGCAGGTTTTGTTGCACTCACTCTTTCAAAATATGCTAAATGTATTGAAGTAAAAATGTCTCACAGTACTGAACATTATATGAGATTATACATTGAAGTTAAAAAAGGTTCAAAAAGAACAGATGAAACCTTGAAAAATATTGGTTATGTAAGCCACTGTAAACACTGCCTTCACAGACAAACAAGTATGGGTCTTGCAAGTGCAATTGATGAAGTCTGTCCGGTTTGTGGTGAAAAATTAATCCACGCAGGACCATTATGGTTAGGGCCTATTCAAAACAGCGAATTCATCCAGAAAATGATTGATGAAGCTGACAACAAACAAATAAACAGTAAAAAAGAAGCTTTAAAATTATTAAACAAATGCCTTGAAGAAGCTAGTGCACCTGCAACATTCTTTGATGTTCACAAAATTTGCAAATCCTTGAAGATAAGCGCTCCAAAATTCGATTTAATATTGGATGAACTTAAAAAAGAAGGATTTATTGCAATTAAAACACATTTCAACCCATTAGGTGTAAAAACTGATGCTACAATTAAAAATATTCAAGAAGTCCTCATAAAATTACAGGACACAATTTAA
- a CDS encoding Lrp/AsnC family transcriptional regulator, translating into MVKTKDNVVKLDDTDVKILKIINEDVRTSYRQISRSLDVSVGTVHNRIDKMVKTGVIKKFSPVIDHEKLGFILTTIIGVRVKGGKLKNWGEKTFYNKNVVGIYDVTGEYDAFLIAKFRNTSELNAFIKELLKDPVIERTYTQTVLDVIKEDMGSSNIL; encoded by the coding sequence ATGGTAAAAACAAAAGACAACGTTGTTAAATTGGATGATACAGACGTAAAAATCCTTAAAATAATCAACGAAGATGTGAGAACATCCTACAGGCAAATTTCACGTAGTTTAGATGTATCCGTAGGAACTGTTCATAATCGTATCGACAAAATGGTGAAAACAGGAGTTATTAAAAAATTCTCCCCTGTTATCGACCATGAAAAATTAGGTTTCATTTTAACCACAATTATTGGAGTAAGAGTAAAAGGTGGAAAACTCAAAAATTGGGGCGAAAAAACCTTTTATAATAAAAATGTGGTTGGAATCTATGATGTTACCGGAGAATATGATGCTTTCTTAATTGCAAAATTCAGAAACACAAGTGAATTAAATGCATTTATTAAAGAATTATTAAAAGACCCAGTTATAGAAAGAACATACACACAAACCGTTTTAGACGTTATTAAAGAAGATATGGGATCTTCAAACATCTTATAA
- the mptA gene encoding GTP cyclohydrolase MptA has protein sequence MAVCLPDTQDDAPSIPIKLTRVGVTGVKKLLQLERKNKRPIILLPTFDAFVDLPNNQKGVHMSRNPEAISEVLETVANDSTVDIESLCAKIVDKMMTKHEYAKRVEISMTTDFMFLKESPVTKNKTQEMSKLIAKATGFRKEDGTIEIRKQIGAEVIGMTVCPCAQESVRESNKNKLLDFLDEETTQKVLDTVTFASHNQRGVGTVLIEVPEDKKIKAEDIIEIIESSMSSPVCELLKRPDENATVLNAHANPVFVEDCVRNMMEKIATKYSDLPDDTLITARQENQESIHRHNAYAEKVTTMGELKTELNIE, from the coding sequence TTGGCAGTTTGCTTACCCGATACTCAAGACGATGCTCCAAGCATACCTATAAAATTAACTAGAGTAGGTGTTACAGGAGTAAAAAAATTATTACAACTAGAAAGAAAAAATAAAAGACCAATAATTTTATTACCTACATTTGATGCATTTGTAGACTTACCAAATAATCAAAAAGGTGTGCACATGTCTAGGAACCCGGAAGCAATCAGTGAAGTTCTTGAAACTGTTGCTAACGATTCTACTGTAGATATTGAATCATTATGTGCTAAAATTGTTGATAAAATGATGACCAAACATGAATATGCTAAACGTGTTGAAATTTCAATGACAACTGATTTCATGTTTTTAAAAGAGTCACCAGTCACTAAAAACAAAACTCAAGAAATGAGTAAATTAATAGCAAAAGCTACTGGATTTAGAAAAGAAGATGGCACTATTGAAATTAGGAAACAAATCGGTGCAGAAGTTATTGGAATGACCGTTTGTCCTTGTGCACAAGAATCTGTAAGAGAATCCAATAAAAACAAATTATTAGACTTCTTAGATGAAGAAACTACTCAAAAAGTATTAGATACTGTTACTTTTGCTTCACATAACCAAAGAGGAGTAGGAACTGTATTAATTGAAGTTCCTGAAGACAAAAAAATTAAAGCTGAAGATATCATTGAAATTATCGAAAGCTCAATGAGTTCACCTGTTTGTGAATTACTCAAAAGACCTGATGAAAACGCAACTGTGTTAAATGCACACGCAAACCCTGTTTTTGTTGAAGATTGTGTAAGAAACATGATGGAAAAAATCGCTACAAAATACAGTGATTTACCAGACGATACCTTAATTACTGCTCGTCAGGAAAACCAAGAAAGTATCCACAGACACAATGCGTATGCTGAAAAAGTAACTACAATGGGCGAATTAAAAACAGAATTAAATATTGAATAG
- a CDS encoding DUF2120 family protein — protein sequence MKKRYEIAGQVMGFFESFKGSRPAIDNNRILIVRGRTRKTIPLDKFDSKLSEVGELLGGTELDKDSEKIAEILQSGDKHIKESEGQTNTIDEHGFSRMQEELESMGLVVDYKVFELKGFDVIVAIWQDKNELPPLYVEVTVSEHED from the coding sequence ATGAAAAAAAGATATGAAATTGCCGGACAAGTAATGGGCTTTTTTGAATCTTTTAAAGGTTCAAGACCTGCTATTGACAATAACAGAATACTTATTGTTAGGGGAAGAACTAGAAAAACCATCCCTTTAGACAAATTTGATTCAAAACTTAGCGAAGTGGGAGAACTCCTCGGAGGAACCGAGTTAGATAAAGACTCCGAAAAAATTGCTGAAATATTACAATCAGGAGACAAACACATCAAAGAAAGTGAAGGTCAAACCAATACTATTGATGAACATGGATTTAGCAGAATGCAAGAAGAACTTGAATCCATGGGACTTGTAGTAGATTACAAAGTATTTGAACTTAAAGGATTTGATGTAATCGTCGCTATCTGGCAAGATAAAAATGAACTTCCACCATTATACGTAGAAGTTACTGTTTCAGAACACGAAGATTAA
- the cofG gene encoding 7,8-didemethyl-8-hydroxy-5-deazariboflavin synthase subunit CofG, with protein MDSKLTKQDILQILNATDSEIIKFMSQTVPYRENNLITYSKNVFIPLTEICRNDCGYCNFKKNPDDPEAIILKTKSEVLESLKEAEQYGCKEALFTFGEDADEEPAVQEKLAEYGYEKMIDYIIDICQMTLDETSLLPHTNGGNFSYDDLKRLKEVNASLGLMLENSSNRLMQLPAHNKSPGKDPKLRLETISNAGKLKIPYTTGILIGIGETKEEVADSLIAIKELYDKYGHIQEVIIQNFTPIPGIEMENWPEPSFLDMIRTVIAGTLLFGETDVSIQVPPNLNNETAQIFLLCGADDWGGVSPVSPDYVNITSPWPGIDELEKLTVDAGFELTERLCIYEKYVNSEWLNDVLLEKISTLFEHQ; from the coding sequence ATGGACTCTAAATTAACAAAACAAGACATTCTCCAAATTTTAAATGCAACAGACAGTGAAATAATTAAATTTATGTCACAAACTGTTCCATATAGGGAGAATAATCTTATTACTTATTCTAAAAACGTATTCATACCATTAACTGAAATTTGCAGAAATGACTGTGGATACTGTAACTTTAAAAAGAATCCTGACGATCCAGAAGCTATTATTCTTAAAACAAAATCCGAAGTATTGGAAAGTTTAAAAGAAGCTGAACAATACGGATGTAAAGAAGCTCTTTTTACTTTTGGTGAAGATGCTGATGAAGAACCAGCCGTTCAGGAAAAACTAGCTGAATATGGCTATGAAAAAATGATTGATTATATCATAGACATATGTCAAATGACATTGGATGAAACTAGCTTACTACCTCATACCAATGGGGGAAATTTCAGCTATGATGATTTAAAAAGACTAAAAGAAGTAAATGCTTCATTAGGTTTAATGCTTGAAAATTCCTCAAACAGATTAATGCAGTTACCTGCTCACAATAAAAGTCCTGGAAAAGATCCAAAATTAAGACTTGAGACAATATCAAATGCAGGTAAACTTAAAATTCCATATACAACAGGAATATTAATTGGAATTGGTGAGACAAAAGAAGAAGTTGCAGATTCATTAATTGCAATTAAAGAGTTGTATGACAAATACGGACACATTCAGGAAGTCATTATTCAAAATTTCACACCAATACCTGGAATTGAAATGGAAAACTGGCCAGAGCCAAGTTTCTTAGATATGATTAGAACAGTTATTGCTGGAACTCTTTTATTTGGAGAGACTGATGTAAGTATTCAAGTTCCACCTAATTTAAACAATGAAACTGCACAGATTTTCTTATTATGTGGTGCAGATGATTGGGGAGGAGTTTCACCAGTAAGCCCAGATTATGTTAATATCACATCCCCATGGCCCGGAATTGATGAACTTGAGAAATTAACCGTTGATGCTGGTTTTGAATTAACTGAAAGGTTATGTATTTATGAAAAATACGTTAACAGCGAATGGTTAAATGATGTGTTATTAGAAAAAATATCTACTCTATTCGAGCATCAATAA
- a CDS encoding class I SAM-dependent methyltransferase, translated as MKYKKIGDILILDNKYSDNNFEELSKKHNVKTIMKINHIQGTKREPNYKILYGDETETIHKENGCLFKLDLSKVMWSKGNNNERLRIAKLVEDDETIIDMFAGIGYFSIPIGVHANAKEIIPIEINPNSYNFLCQNIVLNKLNNVNPILGDCKNETPKFKADRILMGYVKTTHHYLKIAIDSLNKGGIIHYHETVPEKLIETRPIERIKAQAGDRDVELLKINKIKKYAPGVEHVVIDARIE; from the coding sequence ATGAAATATAAAAAAATTGGTGATATTTTAATTTTGGACAATAAATATTCCGACAATAACTTTGAGGAGTTATCTAAGAAACACAATGTGAAAACTATAATGAAAATCAACCACATTCAGGGAACCAAAAGAGAGCCAAATTATAAAATTCTTTATGGGGATGAAACTGAAACAATTCATAAAGAAAATGGATGCTTATTTAAATTGGATTTAAGTAAAGTAATGTGGTCAAAAGGAAATAATAATGAAAGGTTAAGGATTGCTAAATTAGTTGAGGATGATGAGACTATAATTGATATGTTTGCAGGTATTGGATATTTTTCTATTCCAATTGGAGTTCATGCAAATGCTAAGGAGATTATTCCAATTGAAATTAATCCTAATTCCTATAATTTCTTATGCCAAAACATAGTTTTGAATAAATTAAATAATGTAAATCCTATTCTTGGAGATTGTAAAAATGAAACTCCTAAGTTTAAGGCGGACAGGATTTTAATGGGTTATGTAAAAACTACTCATCATTATTTAAAAATAGCTATTGACAGTTTAAACAAAGGTGGAATTATTCACTACCATGAAACTGTTCCTGAAAAATTAATTGAAACAAGACCTATTGAAAGAATCAAAGCTCAAGCTGGGGATAGGGATGTTGAGTTGTTAAAAATAAATAAAATAAAAAAATATGCTCCTGGAGTGGAACATGTTGTTATTGATGCTCGAATAGAGTAG